One genomic window of Corallococcus caeni includes the following:
- a CDS encoding ABC1 kinase family protein, with amino-acid sequence MRIGLKRWWELGQVARASTRLRRVSRPQDEERARRELTQRLLGLRGLPQKMGQVLTLAELGAETPGFGSLAEAPSPLAPEDALAEVSRRLGRPWQEVFTSLEGVGIAASLGQVHRGVLRDGRAVAVKLRHPGIAEAVRDDLRALGWLAAPLGGWRGKLDMSAYRHELARMLQGELDYHHEAQALRDAGARMADVPGVVVPVPVDALTREDLLVMSWVEGASLAEGWRWSEADRRALSTTLIRLFLHGCFTWGALHADPHPGNYRVSRGPDGRPVLGVLDFGCVKPLPPELAVGLGRLISLLRAPNATPHPEQLLSAWVMLGFTPELLEPMTEALPAVSRVLLEPFLREGPFHARSWRLGTRLTEALGPHRWNFRAAGPASLLFVLRAFHGLVRHLDVLDTPIAWGPLLDEARAPSLPPPPSPPEARVEGTARYLKVRVTEAGHTRVALTFRADVTAHLEDLLPEDLPRKLAARGLDPVAIGAAAVAAGLRPAELFHLDEGDRHVRVWLE; translated from the coding sequence GTGCGGATCGGATTGAAGCGGTGGTGGGAGCTGGGCCAGGTGGCCCGCGCCTCCACGCGCCTGCGGCGGGTGTCCCGTCCCCAGGACGAGGAGCGCGCGCGGCGAGAGCTGACCCAGCGGCTCCTGGGCCTGCGGGGACTGCCCCAGAAAATGGGCCAGGTGCTCACGCTCGCGGAGCTGGGCGCGGAGACGCCGGGATTCGGTTCGCTCGCGGAGGCGCCCTCCCCGCTCGCGCCGGAGGACGCGCTGGCGGAGGTGTCCCGACGACTGGGCCGCCCGTGGCAGGAGGTGTTCACGTCGCTGGAGGGCGTGGGCATCGCCGCGTCGCTGGGGCAGGTGCACCGGGGCGTGCTGCGCGACGGGCGCGCCGTGGCGGTGAAGCTGCGGCACCCGGGCATCGCGGAGGCCGTGCGGGATGATCTGCGCGCGCTGGGCTGGCTGGCCGCGCCGCTGGGGGGCTGGCGCGGGAAGCTGGACATGTCCGCCTACCGCCATGAGCTGGCCCGGATGCTCCAGGGCGAGCTGGACTACCACCACGAGGCCCAGGCCCTGCGGGACGCGGGCGCGCGCATGGCGGACGTGCCGGGCGTCGTCGTCCCCGTGCCGGTGGACGCGCTCACCCGTGAAGACCTGCTGGTGATGAGCTGGGTGGAGGGCGCTTCCCTCGCGGAGGGCTGGCGCTGGAGCGAAGCGGACCGCCGGGCGCTGTCCACCACGCTGATCCGGCTGTTCCTCCACGGCTGCTTCACCTGGGGCGCGCTCCACGCGGATCCGCACCCGGGCAACTACCGCGTGTCCCGGGGGCCGGACGGCAGGCCCGTGCTGGGGGTGCTCGACTTCGGCTGCGTGAAGCCGCTGCCGCCGGAGCTGGCCGTGGGGCTGGGGCGGTTGATCTCCCTCCTCCGGGCTCCGAACGCCACGCCGCACCCGGAGCAGCTGCTGTCCGCGTGGGTGATGCTGGGCTTCACGCCGGAGCTGCTGGAGCCCATGACGGAAGCGCTGCCCGCCGTGAGCCGCGTGCTGCTGGAGCCCTTCCTCCGGGAGGGTCCCTTCCACGCGAGGAGCTGGCGGCTGGGAACGCGGCTCACCGAGGCGTTGGGGCCGCACCGCTGGAACTTCCGCGCGGCCGGGCCCGCGTCACTGCTGTTCGTCCTGCGTGCGTTCCACGGGCTGGTGCGCCACCTGGACGTGCTGGATACGCCCATCGCCTGGGGGCCGCTGCTGGACGAGGCCCGTGCTCCATCGCTTCCCCCGCCGCCGTCGCCGCCCGAGGCGCGGGTGGAGGGCACCGCGCGCTACCTGAAGGTCCGCGTGACGGAAGCTGGGCACACGCGCGTCGCGCTGACCTTCCGCGCGGACGTGACGGCGCACCTGGAAGACCTGTTGCCGGAGGACCTGCCGCGCAAGCTCGCGGCGCGGGGCCTGGATCCGGTCGCCATCGGCGCGGCGGCGGTGGCGGCGGGGCTGCGGCCGGCGGAGCTGTTCCACCTGGACGAGGGCGACCGCCACGTCCGGGTCTGGCTCGAATGA
- a CDS encoding methyl-accepting chemotaxis protein, whose amino-acid sequence MARPTAPAVKATLFQRLGGKAPLTAAVQKLYARVMTDALLKPLFRRADLVQLQRQMVAFLTQHLGGPAVYRGPSMREVHARMALKPHHFERVAEHLATVLDELDVPGPVARELLAAVGTSQEDGVSRPASKRAPARASRTEGRRVAVASVPAARSSRRRAATPLEGAFNETLLNAARVNLFVLDADLGIVFINAAATEALERISDGAEDRDFLAHFEHQLRLEEDRLGTPSALPYETTFAAGPTLLKVHVDGIEGRSGALTGYVVTWTDITDQQRVDTEMARLRAMLENAPTCVMAADKDLKIVYLNPASRRLLQRVEKHLPVSADRVLGSTIDVFHRDSAYQRKILSNDKNLPVRANIPIGPEVADLLVTAVYDGQGRYLGPMVTWELITEKLAVQKREQDLDSTLRGIFQEVTQHSQTLAASSQELSSVSQQMVSNAQETAAQATQVSAGAEQVSRNVQSVASGMEEVNANIREVARNASTAAKVASSAVKLADTTSILVGKLGTSSQDIGKVIKVITSIAQQTNLLALNATIEAARAGEAGRGFAVVANEVKELARETARATEDIGQRIGSIQGDTEEVVNAILEIGATIGRINELQTSIASSVEEQTATAGEILRNVGEAAKGSQQISENMAAVAEAARSTTEGAGSTQRSAVELAHMAQSLQRLVVQVDTTDKQARAK is encoded by the coding sequence ATGGCCCGCCCTACCGCGCCCGCCGTGAAAGCCACCCTCTTCCAGCGCCTGGGCGGCAAGGCCCCCCTGACGGCGGCCGTGCAGAAGCTCTACGCGCGGGTGATGACGGACGCGCTGCTCAAGCCCCTCTTCCGCCGCGCGGACCTGGTCCAGTTGCAGCGCCAGATGGTCGCGTTCCTCACCCAGCACCTGGGCGGCCCGGCCGTCTATCGCGGTCCGTCGATGCGCGAGGTGCACGCGCGCATGGCGCTGAAGCCCCATCACTTCGAGCGCGTCGCCGAACACCTGGCCACCGTGCTGGATGAGCTGGACGTGCCGGGCCCCGTCGCCCGCGAATTGCTGGCGGCGGTGGGGACGTCGCAAGAGGACGGCGTCAGCAGGCCCGCGTCGAAGCGCGCCCCGGCGCGTGCCTCCCGCACGGAGGGACGCCGGGTCGCCGTGGCGTCCGTGCCCGCGGCCCGCTCCTCCCGCCGCCGCGCGGCCACGCCGCTCGAGGGCGCCTTCAACGAGACGCTGCTCAACGCGGCGCGGGTCAACCTGTTCGTCCTGGACGCGGACCTGGGCATCGTCTTCATCAACGCGGCCGCCACGGAGGCCCTCGAGCGCATCAGCGACGGCGCGGAGGACCGCGACTTCCTCGCCCACTTCGAGCATCAGCTGCGGCTGGAGGAGGACCGGCTGGGCACGCCGTCCGCGCTGCCGTACGAGACCACCTTCGCGGCGGGCCCCACCCTGCTCAAGGTCCACGTCGACGGCATCGAGGGCCGAAGCGGAGCGCTCACCGGCTACGTGGTGACGTGGACGGACATCACGGATCAGCAGCGCGTGGACACGGAGATGGCGCGGCTGAGGGCCATGCTGGAGAACGCCCCCACCTGCGTGATGGCGGCCGACAAGGACCTGAAGATCGTCTACCTGAACCCCGCCTCGCGCCGGCTGTTGCAGCGGGTGGAGAAGCACCTGCCCGTCAGCGCGGACCGGGTGCTGGGGTCCACCATCGACGTCTTCCACCGCGACTCGGCGTACCAGCGGAAGATCCTGTCCAACGACAAGAACCTGCCGGTGCGCGCGAACATCCCCATCGGGCCGGAGGTCGCGGACCTGCTGGTGACGGCGGTGTACGACGGCCAGGGCCGCTACCTGGGCCCCATGGTGACGTGGGAGCTCATCACCGAGAAGCTCGCGGTGCAGAAGCGGGAGCAGGACCTGGACAGCACGCTGCGCGGCATCTTCCAGGAGGTGACGCAGCACTCGCAGACGCTCGCGGCGTCGTCGCAGGAGCTGTCCAGCGTCAGCCAGCAGATGGTGAGCAACGCGCAGGAGACCGCGGCGCAGGCCACCCAGGTGTCCGCCGGCGCGGAGCAGGTCAGCCGCAACGTGCAGAGCGTCGCGTCCGGCATGGAGGAGGTCAACGCGAACATCCGCGAGGTGGCGCGCAACGCGAGCACCGCCGCCAAGGTGGCGTCGTCCGCAGTCAAGCTGGCTGACACCACGTCCATCCTCGTCGGCAAGCTGGGGACCAGCAGCCAGGACATCGGCAAGGTCATCAAGGTCATCACCTCCATCGCGCAGCAGACCAACCTGCTCGCGCTCAACGCGACCATCGAGGCGGCGCGCGCGGGCGAGGCGGGCCGGGGCTTCGCGGTGGTGGCCAACGAGGTGAAGGAACTGGCGCGTGAGACGGCCCGCGCCACCGAGGACATCGGCCAGCGGATCGGCAGCATTCAGGGCGACACCGAGGAGGTGGTCAACGCCATCCTGGAGATCGGCGCCACCATCGGCCGCATCAACGAATTGCAGACGTCCATCGCCTCGTCGGTGGAGGAGCAGACGGCGACCGCGGGGGAGATCCTGCGCAACGTGGGCGAGGCCGCCAAGGGCAGCCAGCAGATCTCCGAGAACATGGCCGCCGTGGCGGAGGCCGCGCGCAGCACCACCGAGGGCGCGGGCAGCACGCAGCGCTCGGCGGTGGAGCTGGCCCACATGGCGCAGTCGCTGCAACGGCTGGTCGTGCAGGTGGACACCACGGACAAGCAGGCGCGGGCGAAGTAG
- a CDS encoding chemotaxis protein CheW, with the protein MSAFRQLCSFQVGDHLFGLDIERVQEILLPPPLTRVPGAPPEVAGLLNLRGQIVPAIDLRRRLDLPDGTAPTDAPHVVLRGDEGAVSLRVDAIGDILPFEQSDLAPLPDNLRGPLRSMLLGVHALPDRLLLVLSADAVVHGLAPASSASAAPSFPLLPQESR; encoded by the coding sequence GTGAGCGCCTTCCGCCAGCTGTGCTCGTTCCAGGTGGGGGACCACCTGTTCGGCCTGGACATCGAACGCGTGCAGGAGATCTTGCTGCCGCCCCCGCTCACGCGCGTCCCCGGCGCGCCTCCGGAGGTGGCGGGGCTGCTCAACCTGCGCGGGCAGATCGTCCCCGCCATCGACCTGCGCCGCCGCCTGGACCTGCCCGACGGAACCGCTCCGACGGACGCGCCCCACGTCGTCCTGCGCGGCGACGAAGGCGCGGTGAGCCTCCGCGTGGATGCCATTGGCGACATCCTCCCCTTCGAGCAGTCGGACCTGGCGCCACTGCCGGACAACCTGCGTGGGCCCCTGCGCTCGATGCTCCTGGGTGTCCATGCGCTGCCGGACCGGCTGCTGCTCGTGTTGTCCGCGGACGCGGTGGTGCACGGGCTTGCGCCCGCGTCCAGCGCCTCCGCCGCCCCTTCCTTCCCCTTGCTTCCCCAGGAGTCCCGCTGA
- a CDS encoding chemotaxis protein CheA, whose protein sequence is MSETPGWDDVMREFLLESREHVQSIEATVLELEAQPGSQPLLAQLFRGLHTVKGTCGFLGFTRLEALMHAAEELLGLARDRRLVLDRERVSTLLALADAARAALEHIEATGLEPAVDHAALLARMAGAATANAPAELSEPLTPPGALPWRGAATGVDSKLRVDVALLDRLMNLMGELVLARNRILQCAASPTPGADLMTASQRLDVVTTQVQQVVMKTRLQPVGQVWNRFPRLVRELAHGCGKQVRLQLHGADTELDKTLVEALHDPLTHLLRNAVDHGVETPEQRREAGKPPVGCLTLSASHEGGLVHLGMSDDGAGIDVQRVRQVAVQRGLLTADQAARLPDADALMLIFMPGFSTAERVTSLSGRGVGMDVVRTQVERIGGTVEVHSRPGQGTTFTLKIPLTLAIIPALLVTCRGDRYALPQASLREVVWLEPAQARRDISRIQGACVLRLRGELLPLVVLASELGVGPATPELDEGATIVVLQAGERAFGLWVDAIHDTEEIVVKPLWKHLKGLACYAGATVLGDGRVALILDAMGLGRRVGTVAEAQAQVVVPEAAPEAPRPEDARERVLLCRTGAEGRVAIPLSRVARLEELPASDVERLSGGMEMARYHGQLLPLVRVASVLEARPGATERLTQGLQVAFGESLSVVVATHSDTRVGLVVDAILDVAEVELSLQRETRRPGVLGSMVVQSRATEFLDVEGTVRAVHPELLTGGAP, encoded by the coding sequence GTGAGTGAAACTCCGGGCTGGGACGACGTGATGCGGGAGTTCCTCCTCGAGTCCCGCGAGCACGTGCAGAGCATCGAGGCGACGGTGCTGGAGCTGGAGGCGCAGCCGGGCTCGCAGCCCCTGCTGGCGCAGCTGTTCCGCGGCCTGCACACCGTGAAGGGCACCTGCGGCTTCCTGGGCTTCACCCGCCTGGAGGCGCTGATGCACGCCGCCGAGGAGCTGCTCGGCCTGGCGCGCGACCGGCGCCTGGTGCTGGACCGCGAGCGCGTGTCCACGCTGCTGGCGCTGGCGGACGCGGCGCGCGCGGCGCTGGAGCACATCGAGGCGACGGGGCTGGAGCCCGCGGTGGACCACGCCGCGTTGCTCGCGCGCATGGCGGGCGCGGCGACGGCGAACGCCCCCGCGGAGCTTTCGGAGCCCCTGACACCCCCGGGCGCCCTGCCCTGGCGCGGCGCCGCCACCGGCGTGGACTCCAAGCTGCGCGTGGACGTGGCGCTGCTGGACCGGCTGATGAACCTGATGGGCGAGCTGGTGCTGGCGCGCAACCGCATCCTCCAGTGCGCGGCCTCCCCCACGCCGGGCGCGGACCTGATGACCGCGTCGCAGCGGCTGGACGTCGTCACCACGCAGGTGCAGCAGGTGGTGATGAAGACGCGGCTCCAGCCGGTGGGCCAGGTGTGGAACCGCTTCCCCCGGCTCGTGCGCGAGCTGGCGCACGGGTGCGGCAAGCAGGTGCGGCTGCAGCTCCACGGCGCGGACACGGAGCTGGACAAGACGCTGGTGGAGGCGCTGCATGATCCGCTCACCCACCTGTTGCGCAACGCCGTGGACCACGGCGTGGAGACGCCCGAGCAGCGCCGCGAGGCGGGCAAGCCGCCCGTGGGGTGCCTGACGCTGAGCGCGTCGCACGAGGGCGGGCTCGTGCACCTGGGCATGTCCGACGACGGCGCGGGCATCGACGTGCAGCGCGTGCGGCAGGTCGCGGTGCAGCGCGGCCTGCTCACGGCCGACCAGGCGGCGCGGCTGCCGGACGCGGACGCGCTGATGCTCATCTTCATGCCTGGCTTCAGCACCGCGGAGCGCGTCACGTCGCTGTCCGGCCGGGGCGTGGGCATGGACGTGGTGCGCACGCAGGTGGAGCGCATCGGCGGCACCGTGGAGGTGCACAGCCGGCCCGGTCAGGGCACGACGTTCACCCTGAAGATTCCCCTCACGCTGGCCATCATCCCGGCGCTGCTCGTGACGTGCCGGGGTGACCGCTACGCGCTGCCGCAGGCCTCCCTGCGGGAGGTGGTGTGGCTGGAGCCGGCGCAGGCCCGCAGGGACATCAGCCGCATCCAGGGCGCCTGCGTGCTCCGGCTGCGCGGAGAGCTGCTGCCGCTGGTGGTGCTGGCCTCCGAGCTGGGCGTGGGGCCCGCGACGCCGGAGCTGGACGAGGGCGCCACCATCGTCGTGTTGCAGGCCGGGGAGCGCGCCTTCGGGCTGTGGGTGGACGCCATCCACGACACGGAGGAGATCGTCGTCAAGCCGCTGTGGAAGCACCTGAAGGGGCTGGCCTGCTACGCCGGCGCGACGGTGCTGGGCGACGGGCGCGTGGCGCTCATCCTGGACGCCATGGGGCTGGGCCGCCGCGTGGGCACCGTCGCGGAGGCGCAGGCCCAGGTCGTCGTCCCCGAGGCCGCTCCGGAGGCGCCCCGCCCCGAGGACGCGCGCGAGCGGGTGCTGCTGTGCCGCACCGGCGCGGAGGGCCGCGTGGCCATCCCGCTGTCCCGCGTAGCGCGGCTGGAGGAGCTGCCCGCGTCGGACGTGGAGCGGCTGAGCGGAGGCATGGAGATGGCGCGCTATCACGGCCAGCTGCTGCCGCTGGTGCGCGTGGCCTCCGTGCTGGAGGCGAGGCCCGGCGCGACGGAGCGGCTCACGCAAGGCCTCCAGGTCGCGTTCGGCGAGTCGCTGTCCGTCGTCGTCGCCACGCACTCGGACACGCGCGTGGGGCTGGTGGTGGACGCCATCCTCGACGTCGCGGAGGTGGAGCTTTCGCTCCAGCGTGAGACGCGCCGCCCGGGCGTGCTGGGCTCCATGGTGGTGCAGAGCCGGGCCACCGAGTTCCTGGACGTGGAGGGCACCGTGCGCGCCGTGCACCCGGAGCTGCTGACGGGCGGTGCGCCGTGA
- a CDS encoding PAS and helix-turn-helix domain-containing protein, whose translation MDWSLTASLLAERDTRPIVVMDRRGRIELANGAFTSLLGRPREELLGRRWTEVCTPPEHGREVGQALRAVFTHAEHRLETQVLTRGGERLSVELDVTAVGRPPLRLVAIIMRASPPLSVPEPTASAGPSRASGPHQDLNYEISTELASFGTLKAVWTSGHAQQEEMVGQPCFGAFAHRDAPCLDCPLTATSPASWPHTIVRQASEHGDGYEVVTATPTGAGTARVSVHTIGDATLSGLFEAKVRRMANAARLSEREGDVLRYLALGRSPTDISTVLGITERTVKFHQANLLRKLGAETRYDLLRLFF comes from the coding sequence ATGGACTGGTCGTTGACGGCATCCCTGCTCGCCGAGCGGGACACGCGCCCCATCGTCGTGATGGACCGGCGCGGCCGCATCGAGCTGGCGAATGGCGCCTTCACGTCGCTCTTGGGCCGGCCCCGCGAGGAGTTGCTGGGGCGCCGCTGGACGGAGGTCTGCACGCCGCCGGAACACGGGCGCGAGGTGGGCCAGGCGCTGCGGGCCGTCTTCACCCACGCCGAGCACCGGCTGGAGACGCAGGTGCTCACGCGCGGCGGCGAGCGGCTGTCGGTGGAGCTGGACGTGACCGCCGTGGGCCGGCCGCCGCTGCGGCTGGTGGCCATCATCATGCGCGCGTCACCGCCGCTCTCCGTCCCGGAGCCCACCGCCAGCGCCGGGCCGTCCCGCGCCTCCGGCCCCCACCAGGACCTGAACTATGAAATCTCCACCGAGCTGGCGTCGTTCGGCACGCTCAAGGCGGTGTGGACCTCCGGGCACGCACAGCAGGAGGAGATGGTGGGCCAGCCCTGCTTCGGTGCCTTCGCCCACCGCGACGCGCCCTGCCTGGACTGCCCGCTGACGGCGACGTCCCCCGCGTCCTGGCCCCACACCATCGTGCGGCAGGCCTCCGAGCACGGCGACGGCTACGAGGTCGTCACCGCCACGCCCACGGGCGCCGGCACCGCGCGCGTCAGCGTGCACACCATCGGTGACGCCACGCTCAGCGGCCTCTTCGAGGCGAAGGTGCGGAGGATGGCGAACGCGGCGCGGCTGTCGGAGCGGGAGGGCGATGTGTTGCGATATCTCGCGCTCGGCCGCTCGCCCACCGACATCTCCACCGTGTTAGGGATTACCGAGCGCACCGTAAAATTCCATCAGGCGAACCTGCTCCGGAAGCTGGGGGCGGAGACGCGGTACGACCTGCTCCGCCTGTTCTTCTGA
- a CDS encoding DUF72 domain-containing protein, giving the protein MSASRRPAQFDLFTGAVEEPPVSSRRRTQPVGPAEPSDSLRMLGEQLPQGVYLGTSSWTFPGWNGLVYDHEASTTQLAREGLAAYAHHPVLRTVGIDRTFYAPVPAATFTEYAQQVPDGFRFLVKAHEACTLARFPVHERYGAHRGQVNDRFLQAAYAMDHVVAPFVEGLGDKAGPLVFQFPPQDPAALGGAGRFVERLHAFFSALPKGPLYAVEVRNEELLTEGFAQALADTGVSPVLAVWAHMPPVARQAKLTRAFEARAVVVRWMLPPNLGYEEAYARYAPFNRLVDEDVGTRDVLARVCMAAVRRERPVFVTINNKAEGSAPLSAVRLAERVVSHKEEGGQRSVAHAT; this is encoded by the coding sequence ATGAGCGCATCGCGACGACCCGCGCAGTTCGACCTCTTCACCGGCGCGGTGGAGGAGCCCCCCGTGTCCTCACGGCGCCGGACCCAGCCGGTAGGGCCCGCCGAGCCGTCCGACAGCCTGCGCATGCTGGGCGAGCAGCTCCCCCAGGGCGTCTACCTGGGCACGTCGTCGTGGACCTTCCCGGGCTGGAACGGCCTCGTCTACGACCACGAGGCCAGCACCACCCAGCTGGCGCGCGAGGGCCTGGCCGCCTATGCGCACCACCCGGTGCTGCGCACGGTGGGCATCGACCGGACGTTCTATGCGCCCGTGCCGGCGGCCACCTTCACCGAGTACGCCCAGCAGGTACCGGACGGCTTCCGCTTCCTGGTGAAGGCCCACGAGGCCTGCACGCTGGCCCGCTTCCCCGTGCACGAGCGCTACGGCGCGCACCGGGGGCAGGTGAACGACCGGTTCCTCCAGGCGGCCTACGCGATGGACCACGTGGTGGCGCCGTTCGTGGAGGGGCTGGGGGACAAGGCCGGCCCGCTCGTCTTCCAGTTCCCACCGCAGGACCCCGCGGCGCTGGGCGGCGCGGGCCGCTTCGTGGAGCGGCTGCACGCGTTCTTCTCCGCGCTGCCGAAAGGCCCGCTGTACGCGGTGGAGGTCCGCAACGAGGAGCTGCTCACGGAGGGCTTCGCGCAGGCGCTCGCGGACACGGGCGTGAGTCCGGTGCTCGCGGTGTGGGCCCACATGCCGCCCGTCGCGCGGCAGGCGAAGCTCACGCGCGCCTTCGAGGCTCGCGCGGTGGTGGTGCGCTGGATGCTGCCGCCGAACCTCGGCTACGAGGAGGCCTACGCCCGCTACGCGCCCTTCAACCGGCTGGTGGATGAGGACGTGGGCACCCGCGACGTGCTGGCCCGCGTGTGCATGGCGGCCGTGCGGCGCGAGCGTCCCGTCTTCGTGACCATCAACAACAAGGCGGAGGGCAGCGCGCCCCTGTCCGCCGTCCGGCTCGCGGAACGCGTCGTGTCACACAAGGAGGAGGGCGGCCAGCGAAGCGTTGCTCACGCAACATGA
- a CDS encoding Smr/MutS family protein has protein sequence MSRRKPLPPLPPEGPEPPPTLDELGAVEIPVDGNLDLHLFQPREVKELVTEYLWACRQKGVLDVRIIHGKGTGALRRTVQSLLPTLPEVEGFQTASEADGGWGATWVRLKPL, from the coding sequence GTGTCACGCCGAAAGCCACTCCCGCCCCTGCCGCCGGAGGGTCCGGAGCCTCCGCCCACGCTCGATGAGCTGGGAGCGGTAGAAATTCCGGTCGATGGAAACCTCGACCTGCATCTCTTCCAGCCTCGCGAGGTGAAGGAGCTCGTCACCGAGTACCTCTGGGCCTGCCGCCAGAAGGGCGTGCTGGACGTGCGCATCATCCACGGCAAGGGGACGGGCGCGCTGCGGCGCACCGTGCAGTCCCTGCTGCCCACGCTGCCGGAAGTGGAAGGCTTCCAGACCGCCTCCGAGGCGGACGGAGGCTGGGGCGCGACGTGGGTACGGCTCAAGCCCCTGTAA